The Paracoccus sp. TOH sequence GCTGCGGCGCTGAGCCTCGCCGCGGCGCCGGCCGGGGCCGCCTTCCGCCCCGCCGGCAAGAAAGGCTTTTGCGGTCCCGCCCACGCCTGGCGCCCCGATCTGGGCTGCGACTGGTATTACAACTGGAGCCTGTCGCCGCATCCCGACATCGACATTCCCTTCGCGCCGATGGTCTGGGGCTGGAACCCCAAACGCACGCCGCAGCGGCTGCGGCTGCTCGACCGCCGCGCGCCGATCCTGTTCGGCTTCAACGAGCCCGACGGCCGCAACCAGGCCAACCTGTCGGTGCCCGAGGCGCTGGACGCATGGCCGAAATTCCAGGACCGGGCGGACGAGATCGTCTCGCCCTCCTGCGTGAATTCGCGCGGCCGCTGGATGACCAATTTCATGCTGCAGGCCGAACGCCGCAGGCTGAAGATCGATTCCATCGGCTTCCATTCCTATTCGGCGCCGAACCTGGAACAGGTGGTCGAGCGGCTGGAGGATACCTGGCGGCTTTACGGCCGGCCGATCTGGGTGACCGAGATCGGCGTGGCCGACTGGCGCTCGGCCCAGGGGCGCAAGCGCAACCGTTACGGGGTCGAGGAAAGCCTGCGCTTCATGACCGACATCCTCGCCTATATGGACCGCACGCCGTGGATTCGGGGCTATTGCTGGTTCTCGGGCGGCACGTTCGGCGACGGCCGCAGCCTGTCCACCTCGGCGTTTTTCGACGGTTCGGGGCGGCCGTCGCCGGTTTTCCGGCTTTACGCCGGGCATTGACCCGGCCTTTTTCCGGGTGGCGGCCCGCCGCTCGCGCAGGTTCCCGCCTATGGCCGGAAAGCCCCGGCGGCGACGCATCGGGCCCGCAAAAACCGGGCTCTGCCATACTGCCCGCCGGGCAAGGACAAGCCCCGCCATCGGCGGGATGCCGATTCTTTAAGCGGCGTATCGACCGCATCCGCCCGATCCTGCCCACGGTCGCCACCCCCGGTTGCGCCAACTGAACGCGACGGTTTAGCAAGGCTGCCGACTGTGTGACGGTCGGCTGCAGCCCTTTTGTCCTTGCCTGACGGGCACCAAGAACAAGAACGAGATCAGATCATGGCTTTCGGTGGGCCGCTTCCAGAAGATGTGCTTTTCTGCTCATTCCACACTCCGGACGACTATTACGCGCAATCCGCCCGGAACCTGCGCCGGTCGCTGGACCGGCTGGGCCTGGCGCATGAGATCGTCGAGGTCGACAAGGCCCCGGGCGAGGAATGGCTGGAGATCTGCCGCAGGAAGATCCCCTTCCTGCATGCGGTCTGCGAACGGAACCCGCAGCGCAAGGTGTTCTGGATCGACGTCGATTGCGACATCGACTACCTGCCCGATTTCGTCTCCGGCTTCTCGGCCGACATCATCGGCTTCCAGCGCGGCTTCGGCCATCCGATGCGCATCGGCTATGCCAACAGCGCCCGCTTCTGGGAGCCCTGCTTCTGGGGCATCAACATCACCCCGGCGGCGCGCGGCTATATCCGCGACGCGCGCGAAGCCTGCGACAGCATGCGGCTGCGCGCCACCGACGATTTCTTCTTCGAGGAGGCCTGGCGCAAGAATGCCGACCGGCTGACCTTCCAGATGATCCCCTCCTCGATGCTCTTGGGACGCGCCGACCTGCCCGAGGCCGGGCGCCGGCCGTTCTTCTATTTCGGCTCCAGCGGCAATGTCGCCACCTTCAAGGGACAGGCGGCGCAGCACGACCGCAA is a genomic window containing:
- a CDS encoding glycosyl hydrolase, whose amino-acid sequence is MQHRFPLSRRALLKIGAAAALSLAAAPAGAAFRPAGKKGFCGPAHAWRPDLGCDWYYNWSLSPHPDIDIPFAPMVWGWNPKRTPQRLRLLDRRAPILFGFNEPDGRNQANLSVPEALDAWPKFQDRADEIVSPSCVNSRGRWMTNFMLQAERRRLKIDSIGFHSYSAPNLEQVVERLEDTWRLYGRPIWVTEIGVADWRSAQGRKRNRYGVEESLRFMTDILAYMDRTPWIRGYCWFSGGTFGDGRSLSTSAFFDGSGRPSPVFRLYAGH